Within Massilia litorea, the genomic segment CCGCAATTCCTCCGGGACGGATGCCAGCGTCACCGGTCCGGCCCCCAGCGCCTGGCGCAGGGCGTCGAGCGCAAGCGCCAGCGGCAGCGCCAGCGCCAGTTCGGCGCGATCGCGGCCGGCCGCATCGCCCCGCGCCAGCGCCGCCAGCGCGCGGCCAAGGCGCTGGGCCGCTGGCGCGCCGGCGCCGGGATGGTCGAGCGCGGCATTGCGCAGCGCCAGCGCGGCCGCGCGCAGGGCGCCAACGCGCGCCGCGTCCGGCGCCGGCGGCAGGGGCGCTCCTTCCAGGGCCGGCGCCAGGGCAGTGGCGGCGGCGCCGATCAGCGGCAGCTTGGCCGCCTGCTGCTCCGGCACCAGGCTGGCGGCGGTGACGACCCGTCCGACTTCCGGCAGGCGTTCGAGGCGGGCCGCCACCAGCCGCGCCTGCGCCAGCGTCGGGGTGAGCACCTGGATGTTGTCGAGGCCGATATCGGTGCTGCGCGACAGCGCCTGCAGGGCCACCATCGATTCGCTTTGCGGGCTTTTCAGGTGCAGCGGATTGAAGTCGAACTCCAGGTGCCGCAGCAGCGGCAGGCCGGCAATCACCAGGGCCAGGGTGGCCACCAGCAGCGGCTTGCGGTGGGCCTGCAGGGCGCGGTCGACCGGGGCCAGCCAGGGATAGCCGGGGGCGCTGGCGGCGGGGCCTGGTGCGAGCACCTGGATCAATGCCGGCAACACGGTGAGGCAGGACGGCAGGGCGACGCACAGGATGCCGACGCCGGCGATCTGGCCCAGTTCGGCCACGCCGCGGTAGGCGGTGGGCAGGAAGGACAGGAAGCCGAAGGCGGTGGCGATGGCGGCCAGGGTCAGCGGCAGGGAGATCGCGTGCGAGGTCTCGCGCAGGGCTTCCGCCGTGACGCCCTGGTGCCGGTGCAGCTCGCGAAAGCGCATGCCGAACTGGATGCCGAAGTCGATGCCGATCCCGACGAACAGGATCGCAAACGCAATCGAGATCAGGTTCAGGGCGCCCACCATCATCAGCCCCAGCGCCGAGGTCAGCACCAGGCCGCCCGCCATGGTCAGGCAGACCGCCAGCACCAGCTTGCCCGAGCGCAGTGCCCGCCACAGCAGCGCCAGCACCAGCAGCAGCGAGAGCAGGCCTTCGAGCAGCGTGCCTTCCTGCAGCGACGCGAATTCGTCGTCGGACAGCGGAATCGGCCCGGTCAGCATGATGCCGGCGTGGTAGCGCTCGGCCAGGCGCAGCTCGCGCGCCGCGGCGCGGATCGCCTCGGCGGCAGCCGCGCCGGGCATCAGGCCGCTGAAGTCGAGGACCGGCCTGACCTCGACCAGGCTGGACGCCGGGGCAGCCTTGGCGGCGCCATCGGCACCGGCCAGGTCCTGCCAGGACAGCGCCGCGGGCCGCCCGGCCAGCACGGCCTCGACCACGTCGGCGCTGCGCGCCAGCAGCGGCGCCATGCCGGCCAGCTCGACCTGGCCGGTCTGCAGCGGCGTGCCGAGCGTCACCGACAGCAGGTTGGCCAGCCCGCGCAGCGAGGGATCGTGGGCCAGGGCCTTCAGGAGCGGCCTGGCGTCGCGCAGCTGCCCGGTGAGATCGGCCAGCTCGGGCACGGACAGGTAGAGCAGCCCATTGCGCTGGAAAAATGGGTTGGCCTCGCCGAGGTTGACCGAGTGGAAGCGCTGCGGCTGCCCGCGCAGGCGCGCGGCCAGTTCGCGCGCAGCCTGCGCGGCCAGCTCGGGCGCCGGCGCGCGCACGACGATCACCGTGGTGTCGCTGCGCTCGCGGAAGGCGGCCGTCACGGCGGCGTCGCGTTGCGCCCAGGGCGCGCCGGGATCCATCAGGCGGCCGACGTCGGTGGTGATGGCGAAGTGGCTGGCGGCATACAGCCCGGCCGCAAACACCAGCAGCGCGTACGCACCGATGACCGCCCAGGCATGGCGTACCGAGAGGTGGACGATCCGGGCGATCAGCTTGGTCAGCATACGCATGAAATAATTGGCCCGCACGCCCATGTGAATTGGGCCGGCGCGGATACACCATAGTACCAAGTACCATCCAGGCCGGCTTCGGCGTATGCTGGCGATGTCGTATTAAGGCCGCACGCACGGAAGGAGACCCCATGAAACTGTCGATCATCCTGTTGCTGGCCATGCTGGTGCGGGCCTTCCCGGCCTATGCTGAGCAGGCCGGGAACCAAGCCGACAAACAGACCGGGGTGCAGGCCGCAATCGGATCGCCCGACCAGGCTGTAAAAACCACCATCGAGCGCGTGATGTCGGCCATCCACGGCGACCCCGGGGGCCGCGCCGGCGACCCGGAGCGCATCTACCAGCTGGTCCAGCAACATTTTCTGCCCGCCACCGATTTCGCCCTGACCACCCAGTATGCGGTCGGTCCGGCCTGGGCCAAGGCCACCCCGGCCCAGCGCGAGGCGCTGGTCGGGCAGTTCCAGACCTTGCTGGCGCGCACCTTCGCCCTCCAGCTGACCCAGATCCGCGAGCAGGACACGCGCTTCACCTACGCGCCGGCGGCGCCGCTCGCGGAGGGCGCCGGCGACGCCGTGGTCAGGACCAGCGTGCTGACCGAGGGCGAGCGCATGCCGATCGACTACCGCCTGCGCAAGACCGGGGCCGGCTGGAAGATCTACGACATCAACATGATGGGCGCCTGGATGATCCAGGTCTACCGGCGCCAGTTCGCGGCCCAGCTCGCTTCCGGCGGGATCGATGGTCTGATCAAGTACCTGGCTGCCCATAACGCAGCCGTGTGAGCTTAGCGCGGCCGCACGCGCGGCGCCGGCTGCCTCCGACGCAGGCGCCTGGCTTCGAACCAGTGCCAGGACAGCAGGGCCGGCAGGCCGAGCACGATCTCGCGCATGCGCTTGACCAGGGCCAGCGCCAGCGCGGTTTCGCCGCCGACACCGGCCAGGTAGCCGAACAGCAGCACGGCGGCCTCCTGTACCCCAAGGCCGGCCGGCACCACGAAGCTCGCGTGGCGCACGGCCTGGGTCAGCGCCTCGATCGCGATTGCGGTCGCGAGGTCGACCGGATGGCCGAGCAGGCGCAGCGCAGTCCAGGTCTCCAGGGTGCCGAGCAGGTAAGAGAGCAGCTGCCAGCCCAATGCCCGCAGCAGCGCGCCATGGCGGCCGAACAGGCGCGCCACCGCAGCGTCGAGCGAGGCGCCGTCGAGACCGGCCAGCGTGCCGCGCGCACCGAGCAGGCGCAGGCTCCAGCGCTCGAGGCGCTGGAAGGGCGCGCCATGGCGCAGCAGCCACCAGGCCAGCAGCGGCAGCGGCAGCGACAGCGCCAGGCTGGCCGCGATCACGCCCACCTGGGGCATGCCGGCGGCGATGTGCGCCATCAGCACCACGCCCAGGCCGCAGAACAGGTAGAGCACGACCATCGTGAGCAGCACCTCGACGATCACGCTGGCGGTGATGGCGGCGGTATCGGGCAGCCGCGTGCGCACCAGGCGCACGCCGACCACCTCGCCGCCGACGCCGGCCGCCGGCAGCAGGCGGTTGACGGCTTCGCGCACGGTTGCCACCCAGAGCAGGAAGGAGAACCCCGGCGCCGGTCCCAGCAAAACCTGCCAGGCGCGCACATCGAGCGCCAGCGTGAAGAGGCGCAGCGGCACCAGCCACAGCAGCGCCCAGCCGGCTTGCCCGACGGCCCCCAGCACGTCGTGCCACCCCTGCCAGGCGACCAGTACGCTCAGCAGGAGCAGGCCGGCCAGGGCGCCGCCGATGGCCAGGCGGCTCATGCGGGCAGCAGGTCGGTGAAGCCGCCGAAGCGAACGCCGCTTGCGCGCAGGGAGGCGCGCACCTCGGCTACGCGCGGCGAGACCAGGGCGGCGAATTCGTCGGCGTGGCGGTAGCCTGCCATCGAGGCGGCGATCGCCGTGCCCGACTCCAGCGCCGGGTGCAGGTAGAGTTCGCCGATCCCGGCCGGCGGCAGCCGCTCGAGGGCCGCCAGCAGCGCGTCCTCGTCGAAGCGGCCCGAGAGGCGCAGGCCGATCAGGTAGTCGTTGTGCGCGATGCCGGCTGCGCGCAGGCGGGCGCGCAGCAGGAGCAGCCAGGGTTGCAGCCCGGCCGGCAGACCAGCTTCGTCAGGCAGGCGCACCGCCCGCAGGCCGAATTCGCGGCCGATGCCGAGGATCAGCGAGAGCACGGTCGGGTGCAGGTGGAAGTGTTTATGCGCGTTGACGTGGTCGAGTACCAGGCCGGTCGCGGCGAAGGCCTCGAACTGGGCGCGGATCTCGGCGGCCAGCTGGCGCCGCACGCGCGGCAGGAAGAAGAAGCGGAACCCGTCACGGACCATGCGCGCGCCGAAGCGGCCGTTCGCGTCCACCAGGTCGGGAATCAGGCGTGGCGGCAGCACGGCGGCGCCGTCGGCCAGCACCAGGTGCAGGCCGACCCGCAGGCCGGGACAGGCGCGCGCGACCGCCACCGCATCGGGCGCGGCGGCCGCCCCGACCATCAGGCTGGCGGCGCACAGCACCCCCTCGCGATGGGCGTGCAGCACGGCGCGGTTGACGCTCTCGTGCAGGCCGAAATCGTCGGCGGTGATGATCAGGCCCGGACTGAGACCGTTCACGCCTGCTCCGCGCCGTGCTCGCGCAGGAAGCGGAAGAACTCGACCCCTTCGCGCAGGCGCCGGCGCGTCATCTCCCAGCTGCGCAGCATTTCGCGCACGATTTCCCAGATCTTCGCCGGCCGAAAATAAAAGCTGCGGTAGAACTGCT encodes:
- the hpnN gene encoding hopanoid transporter HpnN — encoded protein: MRMLTKLIARIVHLSVRHAWAVIGAYALLVFAAGLYAASHFAITTDVGRLMDPGAPWAQRDAAVTAAFRERSDTTVIVVRAPAPELAAQAARELAARLRGQPQRFHSVNLGEANPFFQRNGLLYLSVPELADLTGQLRDARPLLKALAHDPSLRGLANLLSVTLGTPLQTGQVELAGMAPLLARSADVVEAVLAGRPAALSWQDLAGADGAAKAAPASSLVEVRPVLDFSGLMPGAAAAEAIRAAARELRLAERYHAGIMLTGPIPLSDDEFASLQEGTLLEGLLSLLLVLALLWRALRSGKLVLAVCLTMAGGLVLTSALGLMMVGALNLISIAFAILFVGIGIDFGIQFGMRFRELHRHQGVTAEALRETSHAISLPLTLAAIATAFGFLSFLPTAYRGVAELGQIAGVGILCVALPSCLTVLPALIQVLAPGPAASAPGYPWLAPVDRALQAHRKPLLVATLALVIAGLPLLRHLEFDFNPLHLKSPQSESMVALQALSRSTDIGLDNIQVLTPTLAQARLVAARLERLPEVGRVVTAASLVPEQQAAKLPLIGAAATALAPALEGAPLPPAPDAARVGALRAAALALRNAALDHPGAGAPAAQRLGRALAALARGDAAGRDRAELALALPLALALDALRQALGAGPVTLASVPEELRRNWIAADGRALVDASPRRPQGARQAAGGTAAVRDDALLRRFALAVQRVAPEASGGPIAVMGAADLIVNAFVQAALLAVATITLLLWLAFRRFGDVLLTMVPLLVSGLVTLEATVLLDMPLNFANIIALPLLLGVGVAFKIYYVMAWRAGQAALLEQGLTEAIILSAATTGTAFGSLWLSHHPGTASMGALLVLSLACTLVGAVFFQPILLGTPRARARKAGAGLEHSSS
- a CDS encoding lysylphosphatidylglycerol synthase domain-containing protein — its product is MSRLAIGGALAGLLLLSVLVAWQGWHDVLGAVGQAGWALLWLVPLRLFTLALDVRAWQVLLGPAPGFSFLLWVATVREAVNRLLPAAGVGGEVVGVRLVRTRLPDTAAITASVIVEVLLTMVVLYLFCGLGVVLMAHIAAGMPQVGVIAASLALSLPLPLLAWWLLRHGAPFQRLERWSLRLLGARGTLAGLDGASLDAAVARLFGRHGALLRALGWQLLSYLLGTLETWTALRLLGHPVDLATAIAIEALTQAVRHASFVVPAGLGVQEAAVLLFGYLAGVGGETALALALVKRMREIVLGLPALLSWHWFEARRLRRRQPAPRVRPR
- a CDS encoding MlaC/ttg2D family ABC transporter substrate-binding protein; this encodes MKLSIILLLAMLVRAFPAYAEQAGNQADKQTGVQAAIGSPDQAVKTTIERVMSAIHGDPGGRAGDPERIYQLVQQHFLPATDFALTTQYAVGPAWAKATPAQREALVGQFQTLLARTFALQLTQIREQDTRFTYAPAAPLAEGAGDAVVRTSVLTEGERMPIDYRLRKTGAGWKIYDINMMGAWMIQVYRRQFAAQLASGGIDGLIKYLAAHNAAV
- the hpnK gene encoding hopanoid biosynthesis-associated protein HpnK, whose amino-acid sequence is MNGLSPGLIITADDFGLHESVNRAVLHAHREGVLCAASLMVGAAAAPDAVAVARACPGLRVGLHLVLADGAAVLPPRLIPDLVDANGRFGARMVRDGFRFFFLPRVRRQLAAEIRAQFEAFAATGLVLDHVNAHKHFHLHPTVLSLILGIGREFGLRAVRLPDEAGLPAGLQPWLLLLRARLRAAGIAHNDYLIGLRLSGRFDEDALLAALERLPPAGIGELYLHPALESGTAIAASMAGYRHADEFAALVSPRVAEVRASLRASGVRFGGFTDLLPA